A portion of the Pseudomonadota bacterium genome contains these proteins:
- a CDS encoding biopolymer transporter ExbD produces the protein MRRRNVYSDNEAYDEINVTPLLDLAWTLLVVFIIAITASVQGIKVNLPQASETPSLEKPKTKAITIQSGGQIYLDAYPVTIDQLESALRQYKAADPDLPVIVKGDAEVQYRKIIAVLDVIQRLEISQLGLVTQNIVK, from the coding sequence ATGCGAAGAAGAAATGTCTATAGCGACAATGAGGCCTACGACGAGATCAACGTCACCCCGCTGCTTGATCTCGCCTGGACCCTGCTCGTGGTGTTTATCATCGCGATCACCGCCTCGGTTCAAGGCATCAAGGTCAACCTGCCGCAGGCGAGCGAAACTCCGAGTCTTGAGAAACCGAAGACCAAGGCGATCACTATCCAGTCCGGCGGCCAGATATATCTTGATGCCTATCCGGTAACCATCGACCAGCTTGAATCGGCGCTTCGCCAGTACAAGGCCGCCGATCCCGACCTGCCGGTGATCGTCAAGGGAGACGCCGAAGTCCAGTACCGGAAAATAATTGCGGTCCTGGATGTGATCCAGAGGCTCGAAATCTCTCAGCTGGGTCTGGTGACCCAGAATATCGTCAAGTAA
- a CDS encoding putative porin — translation MFHHKLVVGGLVAGLSLLMVFTLANGAENEKNALDPHALIELLKEKNIISDQEAEKLILRNSGGQAQAVTPVITNADRYLEEITDHVVRNIEEDVGRKIKNEIKDELAREIKVEAYTSSVPGWAKRLKIAGDIRLRYQADYLADSNADFLSPSEPTTPLNSTHDRHRFRYRSRLGVTGKINNQVTTEIRLATGNESDPVSTNDTLGDYSNKDSLTLDRAYLKWDLVPETNLWTGDWHFQGGRMPNPFMATDLVWDGDLHFEGLATTAMIPVTLTSKTYINLGTFPLQEVELTQKDKWLFAGQVGYSYEKLSFFTFTLGVGYYDYHNIEGKMNTAGNTLNDYTAPPFQQKGNAIFDINPLPGNDNVKIALAMDYDELDIISSLDISLFEPVHIILTGNYVKNLAYDHEEILARTGLSVPEEIEGYQFVFTAGHLKMRELGDWKTTFTYKYLEADAVLDAFTDSDFHLGGTNAKGWSIGLDVGLAPNFWFSGKWLTSDEIAGPQFSVDTLQVNLNARF, via the coding sequence ATGTTTCATCACAAGCTGGTTGTCGGAGGTCTTGTTGCAGGCCTCTCTTTATTGATGGTATTCACCTTGGCCAATGGCGCTGAAAATGAGAAAAACGCCCTTGATCCTCACGCATTGATCGAACTGCTGAAGGAAAAAAATATCATCAGCGACCAGGAGGCTGAAAAGCTGATCCTGCGCAACAGTGGCGGCCAGGCTCAGGCCGTCACCCCGGTGATCACCAACGCCGACCGTTATCTGGAAGAGATCACCGATCATGTGGTCCGGAATATCGAGGAAGATGTCGGCCGAAAGATCAAAAACGAGATCAAAGACGAGCTGGCACGGGAGATAAAAGTAGAGGCCTATACCTCCTCTGTTCCCGGCTGGGCGAAAAGGCTGAAGATTGCTGGTGACATCAGGCTCCGTTACCAGGCGGACTACCTTGCCGACAGCAATGCGGATTTTCTCTCGCCAAGTGAGCCAACCACCCCGCTGAACAGCACCCATGACCGACACCGTTTCCGCTACAGGTCGAGGCTCGGCGTTACCGGCAAGATCAACAATCAGGTCACGACCGAGATAAGACTTGCAACCGGCAACGAGAGCGATCCGGTTTCAACAAACGACACCCTTGGAGACTATTCCAACAAAGACTCGCTTACCCTTGATCGCGCCTACCTGAAATGGGACCTTGTTCCTGAGACAAATCTCTGGACCGGCGACTGGCATTTCCAGGGCGGGAGAATGCCGAATCCCTTTATGGCAACCGATCTTGTCTGGGACGGTGATCTGCATTTCGAAGGTCTCGCGACTACTGCAATGATCCCGGTGACCCTGACCTCAAAAACCTATATCAATCTCGGCACCTTTCCCCTTCAGGAAGTTGAACTGACCCAGAAGGACAAATGGCTTTTCGCCGGGCAGGTCGGCTATTCCTATGAAAAGCTGTCTTTCTTCACCTTCACCCTGGGAGTCGGATACTATGATTACCATAATATCGAAGGAAAAATGAATACCGCGGGCAACACCCTGAACGATTATACCGCACCACCCTTCCAGCAGAAGGGTAATGCCATATTTGACATCAATCCGCTCCCCGGCAACGACAATGTCAAAATCGCCCTCGCCATGGATTATGACGAACTCGATATCATCTCATCCCTGGATATCAGCCTTTTCGAGCCGGTCCATATCATATTGACCGGCAACTATGTAAAGAACCTCGCCTACGACCATGAGGAAATCCTCGCCAGGACGGGGCTTTCGGTTCCGGAAGAAATCGAGGGGTACCAGTTCGTCTTCACTGCCGGACATCTGAAAATGCGGGAACTCGGCGACTGGAAAACCACCTTTACCTATAAGTATCTCGAAGCGGACGCGGTCCTTGATGCCTTCACCGACTCCGACTTTCACCTCGGAGGGACCAACGCCAAAGGGTGGTCAATCGGCCTGGATGTCGGTCTCGCGCCGAACTTCTGGTTTTCGGGAAAATGGCTCACCAGTGATGAAATCGCCGGTCCGCAGTTTTCGGTCGATACCCTGCAGGTCAACCTCAATGCCAGATTCTGA
- a CDS encoding DUF2341 domain-containing protein — MKRFNSIKYAAAVLTAFISLFFLTDSAQAWWSEEWQFRKKITFDTSRNGHPIEEASLDAPMLLRFHSGNFDFSKAKQNGADLRFVAADEQTSLAYQIDTYDTIDEIALIWVKVPKISGSSDKNHLWLYYGNEKAEPAEDPAGIFRQGFGAVYHLSESEGLPQDSSPNGSHAKRFNGGQSLPSIIGNGVSLYGSGNGIVVPWSEKTDLAKGFSFSTWLRVHQPQKEATLLHTTEGGNEIKVAISGDTITAAIIRGKSRATASAAAPLEPGAWNHIAVNAQPNKELSLLLNGREIASEKFSFPLPAIKQDLFIGSSADGADSLFGDLDEVHIGPVVRTQSWHMLQYANQGPDAKLVSWGMELVGEGASYMPSYYLMTIARNISLDGWLIIGILSLLGIFGTTVLIFKAVFIYLSNKDNDAFQNKFDHHGGLYCLDGEFAEFDNSPLHRIYRSGCETLQHIFGNRQEEETAGHILTNKEMNTFKASLEKGYIREIKNFNSWMVVMTLAISGGPFLGLLGTVWGVMNTFAAMAEAGEASIMAIAPGIASALATTVFGLIIAIPALFGYNYLTGKIKDLTSDVNIFLEEFILIVDEYHGG; from the coding sequence ATGAAAAGATTTAACTCGATAAAGTACGCTGCCGCCGTTCTGACGGCCTTCATCTCTCTCTTCTTTCTCACTGATTCGGCCCAGGCCTGGTGGAGCGAAGAGTGGCAGTTCCGAAAAAAGATCACTTTCGATACCAGCCGGAACGGCCACCCGATCGAGGAAGCGTCTCTTGACGCGCCGATGCTGCTCAGGTTTCACAGCGGCAATTTTGATTTCAGCAAGGCAAAACAGAACGGCGCCGACCTTCGCTTTGTCGCTGCCGATGAACAGACATCTCTTGCCTACCAGATCGACACCTATGACACCATCGACGAGATCGCTTTGATCTGGGTCAAAGTACCGAAGATCAGCGGTTCGTCGGACAAGAACCACCTCTGGCTCTATTACGGAAATGAAAAGGCGGAACCGGCCGAAGATCCCGCCGGCATCTTCAGACAAGGATTCGGCGCGGTCTACCATCTCTCGGAAAGCGAAGGCCTTCCGCAGGATTCCTCCCCGAACGGCAGCCATGCAAAACGGTTCAATGGCGGTCAGTCTCTTCCTTCGATCATCGGCAACGGCGTTTCCCTGTATGGTAGCGGCAACGGGATCGTTGTGCCGTGGAGCGAGAAAACCGATCTCGCCAAAGGTTTCTCGTTCTCGACATGGCTCAGGGTTCACCAGCCCCAGAAGGAGGCAACGCTTCTGCACACAACTGAAGGCGGCAATGAAATAAAGGTTGCGATCAGCGGCGACACCATCACGGCCGCGATCATCAGAGGCAAATCCAGGGCGACCGCCTCCGCTGCCGCCCCACTCGAACCGGGGGCCTGGAATCATATCGCGGTAAACGCACAACCGAACAAGGAACTCAGCCTCCTGCTGAACGGTCGAGAAATCGCTTCCGAGAAATTTTCATTCCCCCTCCCCGCGATCAAACAGGACCTTTTTATCGGCTCTTCCGCCGACGGCGCCGACTCTTTGTTCGGAGATCTCGACGAAGTGCATATCGGCCCGGTGGTCCGCACCCAGTCCTGGCACATGTTGCAGTATGCGAACCAGGGTCCGGATGCGAAGCTCGTTTCCTGGGGAATGGAGCTCGTCGGGGAAGGCGCAAGTTACATGCCGTCCTATTACCTGATGACCATCGCCAGGAACATCAGCCTCGACGGCTGGCTGATCATCGGCATTCTCTCTCTGCTCGGAATCTTCGGCACGACGGTGCTGATCTTTAAAGCGGTTTTCATCTACCTGTCCAACAAGGACAATGACGCATTCCAAAACAAATTCGACCATCACGGCGGCCTGTATTGCCTCGACGGTGAATTTGCGGAATTCGACAATTCGCCGCTCCATCGGATCTACCGTTCCGGCTGTGAAACCCTGCAGCATATCTTCGGCAACCGGCAGGAAGAGGAGACTGCCGGTCATATCCTGACGAATAAGGAAATGAACACCTTCAAGGCGAGTCTTGAAAAGGGCTACATCAGGGAGATAAAAAATTTCAACTCGTGGATGGTGGTCATGACCCTGGCTATTTCCGGCGGTCCGTTCCTCGGTCTGCTGGGGACGGTCTGGGGCGTCATGAATACCTTTGCCGCGATGGCGGAAGCCGGTGAAGCAAGCATTATGGCCATCGCCCCGGGTATCGCCTCGGCCCTGGCGACCACCGTATTCGGCCTGATCATCGCCATCCCGGCCCTCTTCGGCTACAACTACCTGACCGGCAAGATCAAGGACCTGACCTCCGATGTCAACATATTCCTCGAAGAGTTCATCCTGATTGTTGACGAGTATCACGGAGGCTGA
- a CDS encoding TonB C-terminal domain-containing protein, with protein sequence MDTKKQKKGKRKIWLMAGGIAILLVVLSGLALKQLMVDDRRQDKRRIQVVTLMPPPPPPKVEPPPEPEKKEEVIEEKPEEAVADEIDDSMEDMPSSDELGLDTDATGSGDNFGLRAKKGGQSIIGGSEEVYKWYTSLYSTDLQKIFNEIIQKAGGLPDGEFKATVKVTIDGNGRIIDYRIISPSGNRKMDAAVENTLQTAEISEPPPPGMPKTMKFSISSKS encoded by the coding sequence ATGGATACGAAAAAACAAAAAAAAGGCAAACGAAAGATCTGGCTGATGGCCGGCGGCATCGCCATCCTGCTCGTCGTGCTGAGCGGGTTGGCGCTCAAACAGCTGATGGTCGATGACCGTCGGCAGGACAAGCGCCGTATCCAGGTGGTAACCTTGATGCCTCCACCGCCTCCCCCGAAGGTCGAACCGCCTCCCGAACCTGAGAAAAAGGAGGAGGTTATCGAAGAAAAACCGGAAGAGGCGGTCGCCGACGAGATCGACGACTCCATGGAGGACATGCCGTCAAGCGATGAACTCGGCCTTGATACGGATGCCACCGGCAGTGGTGATAATTTCGGTCTGCGCGCCAAGAAAGGAGGCCAGTCGATTATCGGTGGCAGTGAGGAGGTGTACAAATGGTACACGAGCCTCTACAGCACCGACCTGCAAAAAATTTTCAACGAGATCATCCAGAAGGCCGGCGGTCTTCCCGACGGAGAATTTAAGGCAACTGTGAAAGTGACCATCGACGGGAACGGTCGGATCATCGATTACCGGATCATCAGCCCATCGGGCAACCGGAAGATGGACGCCGCTGTTGAAAATACCCTGCAGACCGCCGAGATCAGCGAGCCGCCACCGCCCGGAATGCCGAAAACCATGAAATTCAGCATCTCCTCAAAGAGCTGA